The uncultured Eubacteriales bacterium region AGATCGCCGTGGGCAATGTGGTGCTCAACCGGGTGGCCAGCCCCGCCTTCCCCAACACGGTGTACGACACTATCTTCCAGCGCGGCCAGTTCACCCCCGTGCAGAACGGCAGCATCAACCTCAACCCGAGCGTTGAGAGCATCGTCGCCGCCAAGCTGTGTCTGGACGGGGCCAACACCGCCGGGAACAGCCTCTACTTCGTCAACTACCACTACAGCAGCTGGGCCACCCGCAACCGCCCCTACGTGGCTACCATTGGCGCCCACGCCTTCTACTCGTAAAAAATCAGGGTTCTTTCAGCGCGCCCGGCAGTCATGCCGGGCGCGCTTTGCGTTCCCCGCCGCTTGCTATTGCGTCAAAATGTGCTATAATAGCAGCGACCGCCGCGTAGCGCGCGGCCGCGCGTGTCATGCGCAGTTTTAACGAGAGGGAGGGAAGACAGTGGACGCTATACTTTCCGCGCCGCAGGCCATTATGGACCAGCTGACGGCGTTTTTGAGCACTTATCCCGTGGTCGCGGCGTGGTATACCACCATCGCCCGCTTTGTCTTCCCCGTGCTGGCCCTGCTCATTCTGGTGCGGTCCATCCGCTCCCTCCTCACCGTGCCTCACCTGCCTGAGGTGTGGGGCTACCTGTCTTTGCCCAACGGCGCTGAGGAGCCCCTGACCCACTGGGAGAATACCGTGGGCCGGGCCGGGGCCTGCGACGTGACGCTCAATTACCCCACCGTCTCCCGCCAGCATGCCGCCCTCATGCGCGGCGAGGACGACACCTGGACGGTCTATGATCTGGAGAGCAAGGGCGGCGTCACCGTGAACGGCGACGAGGTGGAGGGCTCCGCCTCCATCGACTACGGCGACGTGCTGGGCCTGGGGGGCGTGGAGACCGTGCTCCTCTCCGTCTCCGCCGAGGAGAAGGAGGACCGGCGCAAGCGCCGCCGGGCCAGCCGCCCGGTCTCTCCCTGGCTGGGTCTTATTTTCCTTACGATTTTCCAGCTCGCCACCGCCGTGCAGCTCGTCATCGCGGCGGGGGAGGGGGCTACCGCCGCGATCCCCACCACGTTCCTGTGTCTCATCGCGGTCATGTGGGCCTATTTTCTCTTCATGCGCTCCATCCGCCGGGTGGGGTTTGAGATGGAGACGATTGCCTTCTTCCTGTCTACATTGTCCCTTGCCGTCACCGCCTCCTCCGCGCCCAAGAGCCTCTTCAAGCAGTTTGCAACCGTACTGCTGGGGCTGGTCCTTTTCGTGGTGCTTTGCGTGATCCTGCGGGACCTGGACCGGGTGAAAAAGCTGCGCTGGCTGGCGGCGGCAGGGGCCATCGGCCTGCTGCTGATCACCGTGCTCCTCGGCCGGTCCCTCTCCGGCGCGCGGAACTGGATCATCATCGGCTCCCTCTCCTTCCAGCCCTCGGAGCTGGCGAAGGTCTGCTATATCTTCGCCGGGGCCGCCACGCTGGAACGGCTCTTCCGTAAGCGGAACATCTGGCTCTTCATCGCCCTCACCGGCGCGTGCATGGGTACGCTGGCCCTTATGAGCGACTTCGGCACTGCCGCCATCTTCTTTATCACCTTCCTGGTCATTGCCTACCTCCGCTCAGGGGACTGGGCGACGCTGGCGGGCATCACCGCCGCCGGGGTCGCGGCGGCGGCGGTCATTGCACTGAGCAAGCCCTATATCCTCCGCCGTTTCTCGGCCTGGGGCCATGTATGGTCCGACCCGTCAAACCTGGGGTTCCAGCAGGTGCGGGCCATGTCGGCCGCCGCCTCGGGTGGACTCATCGGCGTGGGGGCGGGGGAGGGCTGGCTCCACCGCATCGGCGCGGCGGATACCGACCTGGTCTTCGGCATGCTGTGTGAGGAGTGGGGCCTTATCATCGGCGTGCTGGCGGTCATATGCATCGTCACCTTGGCCGTATTCGCCGTCCGCTCCGGCAAGGCGGGCCGCTCCAGCTACTACCTCATCGCCGCCTGCGGCGCGGGCGCGCTGCTGGTGTTCCAGACCTGCCTGAACGTCTTCGGTGCGGTGGACATTCTGCCCCTCACCGGCGTGACCTTTCCCTTCGTCTCCAACGGCGGCTCGGCCATGCTGGGCTCCTGGGGACTGCTGGCCTTCCTGAAGGCCACCGATACAAGACAGAACGCCAGCTTTGCCATCCGCCTCCCCTCCAAGCGGCGGGAGCGCGCGGAGGAGCTGGCCCGCCGGACCGAGATGGAATCCGCCGAGGAGGAGGCGTCCGATGAAGAAGATTGAACGAAGGGCCGGGGTCTGTCTTCTTTTGGCCGCCGCTCTGCTGCTGGGGCTGGGGCTTTTCACCTTCCGGTTCTTCACCAGCGGGGGCAAGTGGGTCTCCTTCGCGGCCAACCGCCATCTCTATAACAGCAAGGGCCAGCTCTCCGTAGGCCGGGTGCTGGACCGGGACGGGGACGTGCTGGCCTGGACGGACGACGCGGGCAGCCGCCACTATTACGAGAACAAAGCTGTGAGGGAGGCCACTCTCCATGCCGTGGGAGACGGCGAGGGGAAGATCGGCACCGGGGCCCTGGTGGCCTTTGCCGACAAGCTCTCGGGCTATAACCCCTTCACTGGGGTCTACACCCCCCTGGGCACCGGCAACGACCTCTACCTCACCCTGGACGCCCGGTATAACTACATCGCCTATAACGCCCTGGGCGGCAAGAAGGGGGCCGTGGGGGTCTACAACTACAAGACCGGGGAGATCCTCTGTATGGTCTCCGCCCCCGCCTACGACCCGGAAAACCCGCCCGTTATTGAGGATGGGGACGAGCGGTACGAGGGGGCCTACCTCAACCGTTTCCTCTCGGGCACCTTCGTCCCCGGCTCGGTCTTCAAGACTGTGACGCTGGCAGCCGCCATTGATAACATTCCCGATCTGATGGACCGCACCTGGACCTGCACCGGCTCCGTCCAGGTAGGCGGGGACGTGGTGACCTGTCCGGTGGCCCACGGGGAAGTGGACATCCACAGCGCCTTAGCCAAGTCCTGCAACAGCGTCTTTGCCCTCCTGGCGTCCGAGCTGGGCGGCCCCATGCTGGAGCAGTACGCCCAGCAGGCCGGGCTTACCTCCCGCTACCAGGTCAGCGGCATCAAAACCGCCGCCGGGCGGGTAGACCTCTCTCAGGCTACCGTCAACCAGCTTGGCTGGGCAGGGGTGGGGCAGTATAACGACGCGGTGAACCCCTGCGCCCTTATGGTCTATATGGGGGCTATTGCCAACGGCGGCAGCGCCGCCGTGCCCCGGCTCATCCTCAAGACCGAGAACTCCCTGGGCCTCAACACTTCCCTCCAGTGGAAGAGCAGCTCGCCCCGGCTCATCGCGGCCTCCACGGCCAAGACCCTGGCCGACATGATGGCCCGCAACGTCACCGACACCTACGGAGCGGGCCGTTTCCCCAATATGGACATCTGCGCCAAGTCGGGCACCGCCGAGGTGGGCGGCGGAAAGGCCCCCAACGCCTGGTTCGCCGGGTTCCTGCGAAACCCCGACACGCCCTATGCCTTCGTGGTCCTGGTGGAGAACGGCGGCGGCGGCGCCGACGTGGCCGGTACCGTGGCGGCGAAGGTGCTGGACGCGGTGGTGAACGGGTACGAATAGCCCTCCGCGATTCCCATAGAGAAAGAAGATATGGAGCATGGACAAGCCTATTTCCATCCGCATGGCGACAGCCGCGGACGCGGAGGCCCTCCTGGGCATCTACGCCCCCTATGTTACGGATACCGCCATCACCTTTGAGTATGAGATCCCCTCCGTAGAGGAGTTTGCCCGGCGGATCGCGGAAACCTTAAAACGGTATCCCTATCTGGTGGCCCTGGAGGGGGAGAAGATCGTGGGCTACGCCTACGCGTCGGCTTTCAAGAGCAGGGCCGCCTACGACTGGGCGGTGGAGACCTCCGTCTACCTGCGGCGGGACTGCCGGGGCCGGGGCCTGGGGAGGAGCTTGTGCCTCGCCCTGGAGGAGCGCTTAAAGCGCCAGAACGTCCTCAACCTGAACGCCAGCATCGCATGTAGCCCCTCTGAGGATTCACACCTCAGCAGCGCCAGCGAAACCTTTCACACCCGCCTTGGATATGTAAAGGTAGCTCGCTTTACAAAATGCGGTTACAAGTTCGGTACCTGGTACGACATGATCTGGATGGAAAAGATGCTGGGGGAGCACCCCGCCGTCCCTGAGCCCTTTTTCCCCATCACCCACATCAAGGCCTGAGGGGTGCGCCCGCGCGGCGCAAATCCGGAATCAGCGGCCTATTCAAGTAAAAAAACAGCGCGGCGGAAAGAAACCGCCGCGCTGTTTTTGGCTAGAGAATGTTTTTCAAACTGAACTGCTCGGCCTCGTAGAGCATGGACACCGCCTCGATAAGGTGGGCGTTGGCGGCGGCGTAGTCGGTGCGCTCCTCCGCCAGGAGGAACTCCCAGACCTCGCGGAAACCGGTCTCCACTTCGTCGATGTTGCTGTGGCGGAGGAAGACGTGGAGATAGAGGGTGTGATCCTCCCAGAGATCGTTGGCCTGGGTGGTCAGCTTGGTGGCGGAGCGCCAATCCTCGGCCTTGGCTCTGGACTCCGCCCGGTCGAGGAGGGTGGTGATGTCGCTTGTGAGCTGGTTTAGAAAATAGGCGTTGTAGAGGGTGGCGGCAAAGACCACCGCCAGGATCGCCAGGGCGATGTAGAGCCGTTTCATCCTGCCCTCACATCCTTTACAACAAAGTAGACCCGGTTCTGCTCGTCCACGGTGAGGAGGTACACGTCCTGGGGGGAGCGGACATCGTGCTCCACCAGCCGCTTCTCCAGCCATTCGCCGTTTAAGCCCCGGCTCTTCAGGTTGCGCTCCAGCACCCGCCCGTCGTTGATGATGACGACGGGGAGGCCCAGCTCGTCTGAGGCGACCGCCATCTGCCGGGCTGTGACCGGGAGCTGGTCGGCGTAGGGGAGGACTGAGAGCCTTCCGTTGGTCTCCAGGATGGCGTACTTCACGGTGGAGATATCGGTAAATCCCTTCATCCGCAGCTCCTCGATGAGCTCGTCCACAGTGAAACGGTTTTTCGCCATCTCCAGCTGGCGGAGCTTGCCGTTGTCCACGATGATGCTGGGCCGTCCGCAGATGATGGCCCTGAACTTGATGCTCTTCATGGTGAGGACCGAGAGGATCATCGTGATGCACAGCAAAGTGAGGATGGGGATGATGCCGGAGAGGAGGGGAATGCCGAAGTCCTGCATGGGCACCGCCGCCAGGTCCGCGATGATGAGGGAGAGCACCAGCTCGCTGGGTTCCAGCTCTCCCACCTGGCGCTTGCCCATGAGCCGTATGCCCACGATGATGAGCAGATATAGAATGATGGTGCGCAAAAACGCGATGACCATGTGTGACGCCTCCCGGAACAAAGCTTTCCTGATCAGTTTTGCCCGTTCCAGCGGCAATATGCGCGCGATGCCGATTTCACGCGCGGAGGCGGCTGTTCATCCTGAACGGTGGAACTGGCCGTGTGAGCCGTGTCTTTGTCCAAAACCACAGTTTTTGTCCTTTTAGGACAAAAGACTGAAAAAGCATATTGTCACGGAGGCGGTTTTAAGATAAAATCAGTCGGATAGAAATATGGTGAAAGGTGGGGGGACCGTGGTGAGAGCGGCTCTAATTTTAGCCAATGGAAGCGTCTTCCGTGGCGAGAGCATCGGCGCCGGGGGAGAACGGATCTGTGAGCTGGTGTTCAACACCTCTATGACAGGGTATCAGGAGATATTGACCGACCCGTCCTACGCCGGGCAGGGTATCGTGATGAGCTATCCTCTGATTGGAAACTATGGGGTCAACAGCGAGGATAACGAATCGTTCCGTCCTTGGGCGGAGGCGTTCATCGTACGGCATCTCTCTCCCCGTGGGAGCAATTTCCGCCAGGAGGGTGACCTGGACAGTTATTTAAAAGAACATGGGATCACGGGCATCCGGGGCGTGGACACACGCGCCATTACCCGCATTCTCCGCAGTCAGGGTACCATGAACGGTATGATTACCTGTGCGGAGGATTTTTGTATCCAGACCGTGCTGGAAAAGCTGAATTCCTACCGGGTCGAGGGCACGGTGGAGCGGGTCACCCGGCGCGAGGCGGAGGTATATCCGGCCCTCGGCGCGCAGAAACTGCGGGTGGCGCTGATGGACTACGGCGTGAAGGAGAATATGATCCGCTGCCTCCAGGCCCGGGGCTGCGAGGTGACGGTCTACCCCGCCCACACCCCGGCGAGCACCGTGCTCTCGGGCGGGTTCGACGGCGTGATGCTGAGTAACGGCCCCGGCGATCCGGCGGATAATACCGACATTATTCGGGAGGTCCGGGACCTCTACGACTCGGGGGTTCCTGTCTTCGCCGTCTGCCTGGGGCACCAGCTCATGGCCCTGGCTACCGGCTCCACCACCCGAAAGATGCGTTTCGGCCACCGGGGAGCCAACCACCCGGTGAAGGATTTAGACGCCGGGCGGGTGTTCATCACCTCCCAGAACCACGGCTACGTGGTGCGCGCGGAGAGCGTGGACCCGGCGGTGGCTCAGGTATCCCACGTCAACGTGAACGAGGGCTCTGTGGAGGGGCTGCGGTACAAAAACGGGAACGTCTACACCGTGCAGTTTCACCCGGAGGCCTCCCCCGGGCCGAAGGACACGGAGTACCTCTTTGACCGCTTTGTCCGCCGGATGGAAGGGGGTGCCTGGTAATGCCGAAGAATCTAAATATCAAAAAGGTGCTGGTGCTGGGCTCCGGTCCCATCGTCATCGGTCAGGCCGCAGAGTTTGACTACGCGGGCACCCAGGCCTGCCGCGCCCTCCGGGAGGAGGGGGTGGAGGTGGTTCTGGTGAACTCAAACCCCGCCACCATCATGACCGACCGGGACATCGCCGACCATGTCTATATCGAGCCGCTGAGCGCGGCCTCGGTCACCGAGATCATCGAGAAGGAGCGCCCCGACTCTATTCTGCCCACGCTGGGCGGGCAGACGGGGCTGAACCTGGCCATGAACCTCCATGAGCAGGGGGTCCTTGCCGAGTACAACGTGCGCCTCCTCGGCACCTCCCCCGAGTCCATCCGCAAGGCGGAGGACCGGCAGGGCTTTAAGGACGCGATGGAGGCCCTGGGGCAGCCCTGCGTGGTCTCCGACGTGGTGGAGACGGTGGAGGGGGCGGTCTCCTTCGCCGAGAGCATCGGCTACCCCGTCATCGTCCGGCCCGCGTATACCCTGGGCGGCAGCGGCGGCGGCATCGCCTACGATGAGCCCTCCCTCCGTGAGATCGCGGCGCGGGGCATCCAACTCTCCCGTGTGGGTCAGATTCTCATTGAGCGGTCTATCGCAGGCTGGAAGGAGATCGAGTTCGAGGTCATGCGGGACTCGGCGGGCAACGTCATCCAGATCTGCTCCATGGAGAATATCGACCCTGTGGGCGTCCACACCGGGGACTCCATCGTGGTGGCCCCCACGCAGACCCTTGCAAATAAGGAATATCAGATGCTCCGCTCAGCGTCCCTGGACATCATCTCCGCCCTCCAGATCGAGGGCGGGTGCAACGTGCAGCTTGCGCTGAACCCGGATTCCTACGAGTACGCGGTCATTGAGGTGAACCCCCGCGTGTCCCGCTCCTCGGCCCTGGCGTCCAAGGCCACCGGCTACCCCATCGCCCGGGTGGCCGCCAAGATCGCCCTGGGGTATACGCTGGACGAGATCCCCAACGCCGTGACGGGGAAGACCACCGCCTGCTTTGAGCCCACGCTGGACTACTGCGTGCTCAAGCTGCCCCGCCTGCCCTTCGATAAGTTCACCGCCGCCAGCCGCACTTTGGGCACACAGATGAAGGCCACCGGCGAGGTCATGGCCATCGGCAACTCCTTTGAGGGGGCGCTGATGAAGGCCATCCGCTCTCTGGAGCTGCCGGTGAAGTCCCTCCGTCTGGAGGGGCTGGAGGACCTCTATACCGAGGAGATCGAGGAAAAGCTTGTCAACGTGGACGACCAGCGCATCTTCATCGTGGCCGAGGCCCTGCGCCGGGGCTTTTCCCCGGAGATGATCAACAAGATCACCCGGATGGACGTATGGTTCCTGGACCGGTTCCAGAGCATCGTAGAGATGGAGGCCCTCCTGGAGAAGGGGCGCCTTGACCGCAGCACCCTCCGCGAGGCCAAGGAGATGGGCTTTTCCGACGCGTGGATCGCCGCTTTGAGCGGACGCACGGAGGCGGAGGTCTACGCCCTGCGTAAGTCCGAGGGCATCATCGCGTCTTTCAAAATGGTGGATACCTGCGCCGCCGAGTTTGAGGCCCAGACCCCCTATTACTACTCCTCCTACGATGAGGAGAACGAGGCCGCCCAGCCGCACGATTGGGGCGACGCGCCGGTGTGCGGCACCCTTTTGGCGGCGGAGGTGCCCAAGTACACCCCCGACCCGGAGAAGAAAAAGGTGCTGGTTTTAGGCTCGGGCCCCATCCGCATCGGCCAGGGCGTGGAATTCGACTACTGCTCGGTCCACTCGGTCTGGGCCCTGCGCCGCCTGGGGCTTGAGGCCATCATCATCAACAATAACCCCGAGACCGTCTCCACCGACTTCGACGTGGCGGACAAGCTCTACTTCGAGCCCCTGACCCCCGAGGATGTGCGCAACGTGGTGGAGCTGGAAAAGCCCTGGGGCGCGGTGGTGCAGTTCGGCGGCCAGACGGCCATCAAGCTCGCCAAGGCCCTGGAGGAGATGGGCGTGCCCATCCTTGGCACCTCGGCGGACGGGGTGGACGCGGCCGAGGACCGGGAGCGGTTCGACGAGATCCTGCATACCTGCGGCATCCCCCGCGCCGCCGGAAAGACGGTCTACACCGTAGAGGAGGCGCTGGCCGCGGCGGGCGAGGTGGGCTACCCGGTGCTGGTGCGCCCGTCCTACGTGCTGGGCGGGCAGGGCATGGAGATCGCCTACAACGACAGGAACGTGGCCGACTTCATGCGCATCATCAACCGCACGGTGCAGGAGCACCCCATTTTGGTGGACAAGTACCTTATGGGCCGCGAGGTAGAGGTGGATGGCATCTTCGACGGGGAGGACATCCTCATCCCCGGCATCATGGAGCACGTCGAGCGGGCGGGTGTCCACTCCGGGGACTCCATCTCGGTCTACCCGCCCCTCCATCTCGAGGAGCGGCACCGGGAGACCATATTGAAGTACACCTGTGACCTTGCGAAGGCTCTGGGCGTGGTGGGTCTCATCAACATCCAGTTCATCCTCTTCAACGACGAGGTCTATGTCATCGAGGTGAACCCTCGCTCCTCCCGGACCATCCCCTATATCTCCAAGGTCACGGGAGTCCCCGTCATCGACCTTGCCACCAAGGTCATGCTGGGCCAGCGGCTTAAGGACCTGGGGTATGGCACCGGCATCTACAAGGAGGCCGCCTATTTCGCTGTGAAGATGCCGGTCTTCTCCTTTGAAAAGCTGACCGACGTGGACACCGGCCTCGGGCCGGAGATGAAGTCCACCGGCGAGGTGTTAGGGCTTGCCGAGTCCTTCCCCCAGGC contains the following coding sequences:
- a CDS encoding hypothetical protein (Evidence 5 : No homology to any previously reported sequences), translating into MLAGDGGVIERHVAGPGPAHGILPVGQGLLSAVGQRQVAPHLRQVRHGEEGADGPHQNEQGQHGEDKAGDGGIPRRDHGISAQKRRQLVHNGLRRGKYSVHCLPSLSLKLRMTRAAARYAAVAAIIAHFDAIASGGERKARPA
- a CDS encoding FHA domain protein, with translation MDAILSAPQAIMDQLTAFLSTYPVVAAWYTTIARFVFPVLALLILVRSIRSLLTVPHLPEVWGYLSLPNGAEEPLTHWENTVGRAGACDVTLNYPTVSRQHAALMRGEDDTWTVYDLESKGGVTVNGDEVEGSASIDYGDVLGLGGVETVLLSVSAEEKEDRRKRRRASRPVSPWLGLIFLTIFQLATAVQLVIAAGEGATAAIPTTFLCLIAVMWAYFLFMRSIRRVGFEMETIAFFLSTLSLAVTASSAPKSLFKQFATVLLGLVLFVVLCVILRDLDRVKKLRWLAAAGAIGLLLITVLLGRSLSGARNWIIIGSLSFQPSELAKVCYIFAGAATLERLFRKRNIWLFIALTGACMGTLALMSDFGTAAIFFITFLVIAYLRSGDWATLAGITAAGVAAAAVIALSKPYILRRFSAWGHVWSDPSNLGFQQVRAMSAAASGGLIGVGAGEGWLHRIGAADTDLVFGMLCEEWGLIIGVLAVICIVTLAVFAVRSGKAGRSSYYLIAACGAGALLVFQTCLNVFGAVDILPLTGVTFPFVSNGGSAMLGSWGLLAFLKATDTRQNASFAIRLPSKRRERAEELARRTEMESAEEEASDEED
- a CDS encoding Penicillin-binding protein, transpeptidase domain protein, with the protein product MKKIERRAGVCLLLAAALLLGLGLFTFRFFTSGGKWVSFAANRHLYNSKGQLSVGRVLDRDGDVLAWTDDAGSRHYYENKAVREATLHAVGDGEGKIGTGALVAFADKLSGYNPFTGVYTPLGTGNDLYLTLDARYNYIAYNALGGKKGAVGVYNYKTGEILCMVSAPAYDPENPPVIEDGDERYEGAYLNRFLSGTFVPGSVFKTVTLAAAIDNIPDLMDRTWTCTGSVQVGGDVVTCPVAHGEVDIHSALAKSCNSVFALLASELGGPMLEQYAQQAGLTSRYQVSGIKTAAGRVDLSQATVNQLGWAGVGQYNDAVNPCALMVYMGAIANGGSAAVPRLILKTENSLGLNTSLQWKSSSPRLIAASTAKTLADMMARNVTDTYGAGRFPNMDICAKSGTAEVGGGKAPNAWFAGFLRNPDTPYAFVVLVENGGGGADVAGTVAAKVLDAVVNGYE
- a CDS encoding GCN5-related N-acetyltransferase, whose amino-acid sequence is MDKPISIRMATAADAEALLGIYAPYVTDTAITFEYEIPSVEEFARRIAETLKRYPYLVALEGEKIVGYAYASAFKSRAAYDWAVETSVYLRRDCRGRGLGRSLCLALEERLKRQNVLNLNASIACSPSEDSHLSSASETFHTRLGYVKVARFTKCGYKFGTWYDMIWMEKMLGEHPAVPEPFFPITHIKA
- a CDS encoding conserved exported hypothetical protein (Evidence 4 : Homologs of previously reported genes of unknown function); translated protein: MKRLYIALAILAVVFAATLYNAYFLNQLTSDITTLLDRAESRAKAEDWRSATKLTTQANDLWEDHTLYLHVFLRHSNIDEVETGFREVWEFLLAEERTDYAAANAHLIEAVSMLYEAEQFSLKNIL
- a CDS encoding conserved hypothetical protein (Evidence 4 : Homologs of previously reported genes of unknown function), with amino-acid sequence MVIAFLRTIILYLLIIVGIRLMGKRQVGELEPSELVLSLIIADLAAVPMQDFGIPLLSGIIPILTLLCITMILSVLTMKSIKFRAIICGRPSIIVDNGKLRQLEMAKNRFTVDELIEELRMKGFTDISTVKYAILETNGRLSVLPYADQLPVTARQMAVASDELGLPVVIINDGRVLERNLKSRGLNGEWLEKRLVEHDVRSPQDVYLLTVDEQNRVYFVVKDVRAG
- the carA gene encoding carbamoyl phosphate synthetase small subunit, glutamine amidotransferase (Evidence 2a : Function of homologous gene experimentally demonstrated in an other organism; PubMedId : 10029528, 10089390, 10428826, 10587438, 1334233, 6308632, 6330744, 6377309, 9174345, 9298646, 9636022; Product type e : enzyme), coding for MVRAALILANGSVFRGESIGAGGERICELVFNTSMTGYQEILTDPSYAGQGIVMSYPLIGNYGVNSEDNESFRPWAEAFIVRHLSPRGSNFRQEGDLDSYLKEHGITGIRGVDTRAITRILRSQGTMNGMITCAEDFCIQTVLEKLNSYRVEGTVERVTRREAEVYPALGAQKLRVALMDYGVKENMIRCLQARGCEVTVYPAHTPASTVLSGGFDGVMLSNGPGDPADNTDIIREVRDLYDSGVPVFAVCLGHQLMALATGSTTRKMRFGHRGANHPVKDLDAGRVFITSQNHGYVVRAESVDPAVAQVSHVNVNEGSVEGLRYKNGNVYTVQFHPEASPGPKDTEYLFDRFVRRMEGGAW
- the carB gene encoding carbamoyl-phosphate synthase large subunit (Evidence 2a : Function of homologous gene experimentally demonstrated in an other organism; PubMedId : 10029528, 10089390, 10587438, 6308632, 6330744, 6377309, 9174345, 9636022; Product type e : enzyme), whose protein sequence is MPKNLNIKKVLVLGSGPIVIGQAAEFDYAGTQACRALREEGVEVVLVNSNPATIMTDRDIADHVYIEPLSAASVTEIIEKERPDSILPTLGGQTGLNLAMNLHEQGVLAEYNVRLLGTSPESIRKAEDRQGFKDAMEALGQPCVVSDVVETVEGAVSFAESIGYPVIVRPAYTLGGSGGGIAYDEPSLREIAARGIQLSRVGQILIERSIAGWKEIEFEVMRDSAGNVIQICSMENIDPVGVHTGDSIVVAPTQTLANKEYQMLRSASLDIISALQIEGGCNVQLALNPDSYEYAVIEVNPRVSRSSALASKATGYPIARVAAKIALGYTLDEIPNAVTGKTTACFEPTLDYCVLKLPRLPFDKFTAASRTLGTQMKATGEVMAIGNSFEGALMKAIRSLELPVKSLRLEGLEDLYTEEIEEKLVNVDDQRIFIVAEALRRGFSPEMINKITRMDVWFLDRFQSIVEMEALLEKGRLDRSTLREAKEMGFSDAWIAALSGRTEAEVYALRKSEGIIASFKMVDTCAAEFEAQTPYYYSSYDEENEAAQPHDWGDAPVCGTLLAAEVPKYTPDPEKKKVLVLGSGPIRIGQGVEFDYCSVHSVWALRRLGLEAIIINNNPETVSTDFDVADKLYFEPLTPEDVRNVVELEKPWGAVVQFGGQTAIKLAKALEEMGVPILGTSADGVDAAEDRERFDEILHTCGIPRAAGKTVYTVEEALAAAGEVGYPVLVRPSYVLGGQGMEIAYNDRNVADFMRIINRTVQEHPILVDKYLMGREVEVDGIFDGEDILIPGIMEHVERAGVHSGDSISVYPPLHLEERHRETILKYTCDLAKALGVVGLINIQFILFNDEVYVIEVNPRSSRTIPYISKVTGVPVIDLATKVMLGQRLKDLGYGTGIYKEAAYFAVKMPVFSFEKLTDVDTGLGPEMKSTGEVLGLAESFPQALLKAFKGAGMKVPKRGGRVILTVKDEDKGEVVSIARGLDRMGIEVLATAGTCAALAEAGVTAREVARVSQAHPNILDMIASGSVDLVINTPTRGRKHDTDGFRIRRAAVEHSVACVTSIDTAHAILTAREQGRSADLRPVDVTQI